From the genome of Drosophila melanogaster chromosome 2L, one region includes:
- the HP6 gene encoding heterochromatin protein 6 yields the protein MPSSTLTSSTALPVKQRNGFDLGLEPLRILGACNWSGKLTFLMQWKGCDEAGLVPAEVLNVRCPQMVISFYEERIVFTDEGDEEDLESDNGYETTPSPRKKRSRNA from the coding sequence ATGCCCAGCTCCACTTTGACGTCCTCTACTGCTCTTCCGGTGAAGCAACGAAATGGATTTGATCTTGGACTCGAACCGTTGCGGATCTTAGGAGCCTGCAACTGGTCCGGTAAGCTGACCTTTTTGATGCAGTGGAAGGGTTGCGACGAAGCCGGCCTGGTGCCCGCCGAAGTGCTCAACGTTCGGTGCCCCCAAATGGTCATCTCGTTCTACGAGGAGCGTATTGTGTTCACGGATGAGGGCGATGAAGAAGACTTGGAGTCGGACAATGGGTATGAGACCACTCCGAGTCCCAGGAAGAAACGATCACGAAATGCCTAG